A stretch of Hyphomicrobiales bacterium DNA encodes these proteins:
- a CDS encoding DUF2497 domain-containing protein, whose protein sequence is MSEPERAREPSMEEILASIRRIVSDNNQKSRPAVDEAPAYADEFAHRPIGVEEPEMAAHGEPAGYLGEHEAMDAAEAASIVVEEDSAVEDALAIADAEARQRIGAVLGDSFEEEMGAGMAHHPEPVEEAVEQPFAEPATPEASYEDMAQPGREESSFLERSEAALDAAFRMRTASEPESQPHHDVTFEREEPATMEEPAAMEEPAGMIEPAAREEDTRLLSSPTDASVASAFASLEKFVQSTHSRNLEEVVSGTLRPLLKEWLDANLPPLVERLVREEIERVSRGRR, encoded by the coding sequence ATGAGCGAGCCGGAGAGAGCGCGGGAACCGTCGATGGAGGAGATCCTGGCGTCAATCCGCAGGATCGTCTCCGACAATAACCAAAAATCACGACCGGCGGTCGACGAGGCGCCGGCATATGCCGACGAATTTGCCCACCGGCCGATCGGGGTCGAAGAGCCGGAGATGGCGGCACACGGCGAACCGGCCGGCTACCTTGGCGAACACGAGGCCATGGACGCCGCGGAGGCGGCTTCGATCGTGGTCGAAGAGGACAGCGCCGTGGAAGATGCGCTGGCCATAGCCGATGCTGAAGCCCGGCAGCGCATCGGCGCTGTGCTCGGCGACAGCTTCGAAGAGGAAATGGGGGCCGGCATGGCGCACCATCCGGAGCCGGTCGAAGAGGCGGTCGAGCAGCCTTTCGCGGAGCCCGCCACGCCTGAAGCCAGCTACGAGGACATGGCCCAGCCCGGCCGCGAGGAGAGTAGCTTCCTGGAGCGCAGCGAGGCGGCGCTCGACGCCGCGTTCAGAATGCGGACGGCGAGCGAACCCGAATCGCAGCCGCACCATGACGTTACGTTTGAGAGGGAGGAACCGGCAACCATGGAAGAACCGGCGGCCATGGAAGAACCGGCAGGCATGATCGAGCCTGCGGCAAGAGAAGAGGATACTAGGCTCTTGTCCTCGCCCACGGACGCCTCGGTCGCCTCGGCATTTGCCTCGCTCGAAAAATTCGTTCAATCCACCCATTCGCGCAACCTGGAGGAGGTGGTCTCGGGGACGCTGCGGCCGCTGCTCAAGGAGTGGCTCGACGCCAACCTGCCGCCGCTGGTCGAGCGGCTGGTGCGCGAGGAGATCGAGCGCGTCTCGC
- a CDS encoding CerR family C-terminal domain-containing protein codes for MSTKPRPDRAEPALRASTRETRRRLISAALDLFGRQGFEATGTRAVADAAGVNIAAIKYHFGGKEGLYAAVAGHIAGEISGTVLPIIAEARARADELTPDAARQILIAILLSFNHLMVANPETENWARFVMREQMAPTAAFDILYEGVMGRAHGFMTHLIATITGDPLESPAARLTAFAMIGQVLIFRVARAAVLRRMGWRNIGRAEEVQIKDALRRTVARLGAERPASEKGGR; via the coding sequence ATGAGCACGAAGCCACGACCAGACCGCGCAGAACCGGCGCTGCGCGCATCGACGCGCGAGACCCGGAGAAGGCTGATTTCGGCGGCCCTCGATCTGTTCGGCCGCCAGGGCTTCGAGGCCACCGGCACGCGCGCCGTGGCCGATGCGGCGGGCGTCAACATCGCGGCGATCAAATACCATTTCGGCGGCAAGGAGGGGCTTTACGCCGCCGTTGCCGGGCACATCGCCGGAGAAATTTCCGGCACCGTCCTGCCGATCATCGCCGAAGCCCGGGCGCGGGCGGATGAGCTTACGCCCGATGCGGCGCGGCAGATCCTGATCGCCATCCTGTTGAGCTTCAACCATCTCATGGTCGCCAACCCGGAAACCGAGAACTGGGCGCGCTTCGTCATGCGCGAGCAGATGGCCCCGACCGCGGCCTTCGACATTCTGTATGAGGGTGTCATGGGCCGCGCGCACGGCTTCATGACCCATCTCATCGCCACCATCACCGGCGATCCGCTGGAATCTCCGGCCGCCAGGCTGACCGCCTTCGCCATGATCGGTCAGGTGCTGATCTTCCGGGTCGCCCGCGCCGCGGTGCTGCGGCGCATGGGCTGGCGGAATATCGGGCGGGCCGAAGAGGTGCAAATCAAGGACGCGCTGCGCAGGACCGTCGCCCGGCTCGGCGCCGAACGGCCGGCGAGCGAGAAGGGAGGGCGATGA
- a CDS encoding HlyD family efflux transporter periplasmic adaptor subunit: protein MMLEWLCAFAWLAAVNPYCPAPPPSLSFSGYVEGEYVSLAPLEAGRIVEIAVERGDRVEAGGIVARLDDEEAAAAVAAARAELSRAQAELADLESGRRPEEIAVTRAQLDEAEAGLAEAKRRLDRQQELVTRKIVSQAAVDEALAAHDRSAAQVEALKRQIAVEELPAREAAIEAARSAVAARRALLAQAEWRLAQLTVKAPIAGLVDIVLRRPGEMAGPDAAVVSLLPDENRVVRFFVPEALRADVKPSDRVALACSGCPAGLEARVRYVSSEAEFTPPVIYSVESRQKLVYMVEAVPVGPAVTLSPGQIVDVTLRSGAGP from the coding sequence ATGATGCTTGAATGGCTCTGCGCCTTCGCCTGGCTTGCCGCCGTCAATCCCTATTGCCCGGCGCCGCCGCCGAGTTTGAGCTTTTCCGGCTATGTCGAAGGCGAATATGTGTCGCTTGCCCCGCTAGAGGCCGGCCGCATCGTCGAGATCGCGGTCGAGCGCGGCGACCGGGTCGAGGCCGGCGGCATCGTCGCGCGGCTCGACGACGAGGAGGCGGCGGCCGCCGTCGCGGCGGCGCGGGCTGAACTTTCCCGCGCGCAAGCCGAGCTTGCCGATCTTGAGAGCGGCCGCAGGCCGGAGGAAATCGCCGTGACCCGCGCCCAGCTCGACGAGGCCGAGGCGGGTCTCGCCGAAGCCAAGCGGCGCCTGGACCGCCAGCAGGAGCTGGTCACGCGTAAGATCGTCTCGCAGGCGGCCGTTGACGAGGCCCTGGCCGCCCATGACCGCTCTGCGGCCCAGGTCGAGGCCCTCAAGCGGCAAATCGCCGTCGAGGAGCTGCCGGCGCGCGAGGCGGCGATCGAGGCGGCCCGCAGCGCCGTCGCCGCCCGGCGTGCCCTGCTGGCGCAAGCCGAATGGCGCCTGGCCCAACTCACCGTCAAGGCGCCGATCGCGGGCCTCGTCGACATCGTGCTGCGCCGTCCCGGCGAAATGGCGGGTCCCGATGCGGCGGTCGTCTCGCTGCTGCCAGACGAAAATCGCGTCGTGCGCTTCTTCGTGCCGGAGGCGCTGCGCGCCGATGTCAAACCGTCCGACCGGGTCGCGCTTGCCTGCAGCGGCTGCCCGGCAGGCCTTGAGGCGCGGGTGCGCTACGTATCGTCCGAGGCCGAGTTCACGCCGCCCGTGATCTACTCCGTCGAGAGCCGGCAAAAGCTGGTCTACATGGTCGAGGCCGTTCCGGTCGGACCGGCGGTGACCTTGAGCCCGGGCCAGATCGTCGACGTCACCCTGCGATCGGGGGCCGGGCCATGA
- a CDS encoding ABC transporter ATP-binding protein, which produces MTVIAVDGLTKRFAGKTVVDHISMHVEKGEIVGFLGPNGSGKTTTIRMICGLLKPDGGSGTCLGYDIRTESDRIKAEVGYMTQAFSFYEDLTVRENLEFVARLYRLRPQRAHVDAAIDKLGMRDRQHQLAGELSGGWKQRLALAACVMHEPKLLLLDEPTAGVDPKARREFWDEVHNLAAEGVTVLVSTHYMDEAERCHRIAYISYGRIIAEGTTDEVVARAGLSTWVVAGKGLDALAGELRRQKGIDQVATFGTTLHVIGADDGALKAAIAPFRDRPGLTWSKGETSLEDVFIQFMGVAQTGQQ; this is translated from the coding sequence ATGACGGTGATCGCGGTCGACGGCCTGACCAAGCGCTTCGCCGGCAAGACCGTCGTCGATCACATCTCCATGCATGTGGAAAAGGGCGAGATCGTCGGCTTTCTCGGTCCCAATGGCTCGGGCAAGACGACCACCATCCGCATGATCTGCGGCCTGCTCAAGCCCGACGGCGGCAGCGGTACCTGCCTCGGCTACGACATCCGCACCGAGAGCGACAGGATCAAGGCGGAGGTCGGCTACATGACCCAGGCCTTCAGCTTCTACGAGGATCTGACGGTACGCGAGAATCTGGAATTCGTCGCCCGCCTCTACCGCCTCAGGCCGCAGCGCGCCCATGTCGACGCGGCCATCGACAAGCTCGGCATGAGGGACCGCCAGCACCAGCTCGCCGGCGAATTGTCGGGCGGCTGGAAGCAGCGCCTGGCGCTCGCCGCCTGCGTCATGCACGAACCCAAGCTCCTGCTCCTCGACGAGCCGACCGCCGGCGTCGACCCCAAGGCGCGGCGCGAGTTCTGGGACGAGGTGCACAATCTCGCCGCCGAGGGCGTCACGGTGCTGGTCTCGACCCACTATATGGACGAGGCGGAGCGCTGCCATCGCATCGCCTACATCTCCTACGGCCGCATCATCGCCGAGGGGACGACCGACGAGGTCGTCGCGCGCGCCGGGCTCAGCACCTGGGTCGTCGCCGGCAAGGGGCTCGATGCGCTGGCCGGCGAGCTGCGCCGGCAGAAGGGCATCGACCAGGTCGCCACCTTCGGCACCACGCTGCACGTCATCGGCGCCGACGACGGGGCGCTCAAGGCCGCGATCGCGCCGTTCCGCGACCGCCCCGGCCTCACCTGGTCGAAGGGCGAGACCAGCCTTGAGGACGTGTTCATCCAGTTCATGGGCGTCGCACAAACCGGCCAGCAGTGA
- a CDS encoding ABC transporter permease, producing MSPSRTLAILLKEVIQLRRDRLTLAMMVIIPIVQLMLFGYAINTDPKRLPTAVLIEDHSRFSRAVEVAMVNSGYFEIERGVDNQDQADGLLDTGKVAFVVTVPVGFERALLRGERPQILVSADATDPAASSNALAAFGELADRAISRELGGAYTQLAAAPPPVDLVIHRRYNPEGVTRYNIVPGLLGVILTMTTILSTALSLTREAERGTMENLLAMPTRASEIMIGKITPNIGLGFVQVAIILVTARYLFGVPMLGSLWLLMGVLLVYIAANVSLGYLFSTLARNQMQAMQMTFFFFLPSILLSGFMFPFRGMPGWAQWLGEFLPLTHFLRIVRGVLLKGNDFAHFAQEFWIIVAFTLAVGALTLLRFRRTLD from the coding sequence ATGTCGCCTTCGCGTACTCTTGCGATCTTGCTGAAGGAAGTGATCCAGCTGCGCCGGGATCGCCTCACCCTGGCGATGATGGTGATCATCCCCATCGTCCAGCTGATGCTGTTCGGCTACGCCATCAACACCGACCCCAAGCGGTTGCCGACGGCGGTGCTGATCGAGGATCACAGCCGCTTCAGCCGCGCCGTCGAGGTGGCGATGGTGAATTCCGGCTATTTCGAGATCGAGCGCGGCGTCGACAATCAGGACCAGGCGGACGGCCTGCTCGACACCGGCAAGGTCGCCTTCGTGGTGACGGTGCCCGTCGGCTTCGAGCGCGCGCTCCTGCGCGGCGAGCGGCCGCAGATCCTGGTTTCCGCCGACGCCACGGATCCCGCCGCCTCCAGCAATGCGCTTGCCGCCTTCGGCGAGTTGGCGGACCGGGCCATCTCCCGCGAGCTCGGTGGCGCGTACACCCAGCTCGCCGCCGCGCCGCCGCCCGTCGACCTCGTCATCCATCGGCGCTACAACCCAGAGGGCGTCACCCGCTACAACATCGTGCCGGGGCTGCTCGGCGTGATCCTGACCATGACCACGATCCTGTCCACCGCCCTGTCGCTGACGCGGGAAGCCGAACGCGGCACGATGGAAAATTTGCTCGCCATGCCGACCCGGGCGAGCGAGATCATGATCGGCAAGATCACGCCCAATATCGGCCTCGGCTTCGTTCAGGTGGCGATCATTCTCGTTACCGCCCGCTATCTTTTCGGGGTGCCGATGCTAGGTTCCCTGTGGCTGCTGATGGGGGTCCTACTGGTCTATATCGCCGCCAATGTCAGTCTCGGCTACCTGTTCTCGACGCTCGCCCGCAACCAGATGCAGGCGATGCAGATGACCTTCTTCTTCTTCCTGCCGTCGATTCTCCTGTCGGGCTTCATGTTTCCGTTCCGCGGCATGCCGGGATGGGCACAGTGGCTGGGCGAGTTTCTGCCCTTGACCCACTTCCTGCGCATCGTCCGCGGCGTGCTGCTCAAGGGCAACGATTTCGCTCATTTCGCGCAAGAATTCTGGATCATCGTCGCCTTCACCCTGGCGGTCGGGGCATTGACGCTCCTGCGCTTCCGGCGGACGCTCGATTAG